The following coding sequences are from one Verrucomicrobiia bacterium window:
- a CDS encoding type II secretion system protein, with the protein MKKNSHGFTLIELLVVIAVIAILAAMLLPTLHRAKIQADSAQCRNNLHQITLGISMYVQQSGVYPDAARLPGEIQSFVGAPWPSNNYSYSTNGRSDTYLGPPRSVYACPGYNRVRGAFFLYFGASESSGSYAYNDSGWLEAWEHLNRPIPEDLWNQGLGWVGATSTSNMVGALPPTPESRVLHPSDMIAMGDTPFVPGADPPGGAMNFGLDFSSSYPAFYTNASTLRLMAQRHAARWNVAFCDGHVENLPTQLFFYFSNPNVARRWDSDNQPHNEQWPGP; encoded by the coding sequence ATGAAAAAGAATTCCCATGGATTCACCTTGATTGAGTTGTTGGTCGTGATCGCCGTCATCGCCATTCTGGCGGCGATGCTGCTTCCAACGCTACATCGGGCAAAAATCCAGGCAGATTCAGCCCAATGCCGCAACAACCTGCACCAAATCACATTGGGCATCAGCATGTACGTGCAACAGAGCGGCGTGTACCCAGACGCGGCACGGTTGCCCGGGGAAATCCAGTCTTTTGTCGGAGCGCCTTGGCCATCGAACAACTACAGCTATTCTACCAATGGACGTTCCGATACATATCTTGGCCCACCGCGCAGTGTTTATGCCTGCCCGGGGTATAATCGAGTGCGGGGTGCTTTTTTTCTCTATTTTGGAGCCTCGGAGTCGTCTGGAAGCTATGCGTATAACGATTCTGGTTGGCTCGAGGCCTGGGAACATTTAAACCGACCCATTCCGGAGGATCTGTGGAACCAGGGGCTGGGCTGGGTGGGCGCGACGTCCACCAGTAACATGGTTGGCGCTCTTCCACCAACTCCCGAAAGCAGAGTGCTCCACCCGAGCGATATGATCGCCATGGGTGACACGCCTTTCGTGCCCGGGGCCGACCCCCCGGGCGGTGCTATGAACTTCGGCCTGGACTTCTCGTCATCTTATCCTGCCTTCTATACCAACGCCTCAACACTGCGCTTGATGGCGCAAAGACATGCCGCGCGCTGGAACGTGGCCTTTTGCGACGGTCATGTGGAAAACCTGCCGACCCAATTGTTTTTTTACTTCTCGAACCCAAATGTGGCGCGCCGCTGGGACAGTGACAATCAACCTCACAACGAGCAATGGCCTGGCCCCTAA